Part of the Candidatus Omnitrophota bacterium genome, GGTCTTCAGCAGCTTATGGCAGGCTCGCGGAACTTTAACTTGAGTACGATCTCAAGGAAGGATTTAATGAGTTTGACAAAGGAAGCTGAAGAGGTTAGCGGCATTCCTTATGTTATGGATGCTTATAGGAAAGAAGCAGAGAAAATATTAGCATAATTTTCTTTGCGAAGCAAAATTAAAGCGCCTTGTCTTACTGACAGGGCGCTTTAATTTTATCAAGATTTAATCGGTAAGCCAGCCGATAAAATTACAAATCTCAACTCACAAATCACAAGCCCAAGATGTAATATTTATGGCTTTAAATTTCGATTATATGGTAGTAAAATACTTGAGATGGATAAGCATGCCGCCATAGATAATTTCCTTAGAAATCTCAGGATGGTCCTTAATAATGCTTTTATGTATAATAAGGAACATCCTTATTTTCTTAAATCAGTAGATTTGTTTAAAGGCAGCCTGGATGCCTTGTTTTCTTTAATCTCCCCCCTGAAAATCGGATTTACTCCTTCCTCGCTGTTTATCGGAAGCGAACATTTAGAAAGCCAGCCTTTGTATGAAGAAATAGCCAGAATATTCCATAACCGTAAGATTAAGAGCATCGAGATAAAAGATAATGTTACCACGGAAGAATTGGTTGATTTTCTCTCTACGGTAACCATGCCTGTCAGGGATTTGATCCAGCAAGGTAACATAAGGGCAATCTTTAATAAAGCAAAATTCCCTGATTTTCTAGTCGAAGAACTCGATTATTCCATATTTTTAAGCGAGCAAGGAAGCGAACTTAAGGACCTATGGGGCAGCTTCTTGAGGGAAGCCGTTGTTAATAACGATTCGGACAGGATAGCAGACCTATCCGATAACTTCGGTACTGTCGTAAGAAAACTGAGCAGTAAGGATTTCTTAGATGACCAGCGGCTGCAAGCAGACGTAAAAGATTTCCTTAAGCATCTTAAGGAATCACAAAGGGATAAATTTTATCAGTGCTCAAAAGAGATATTCAAATGGGCTATGAATAATAAACATAATCTGGATAATGAGCAGCTTGATAAGATGAAAGCCATGCTTAAAGAGCTTGAAGACAGTGAGTTTGCCCGTCTTTTTTCGGAAGAGATACTTGAAGACGATAAGTTTGATCTTTTAAGTTTCCAGCTTTTCTCCAGGTTTATAGTAGAAGGCAGGCATAATAATGTAAGCAACCATTTAGCTAACGACAAGGCATTAAAAGACAACCTTAAGGACAGCCTTTCCGTTAAGAACAAGGTAAAAGAGCTGCTCTCTGCCCCTGAGGCGGAGATGGGTACCTCTAAAATTTTTCACAACACGCTCAAAATTTTGCTTACAAACATAACTTATGAAGAAGGCATTTATTTCGACAGGAAACTATTAGAGGTAAATTATCGTTTTGTGCTAGTATCGATTTTTAGCACGGAAGAGGAGATGGGTAAATTAAAGATTGTCGCCAATAGGTTGTCTCAGGTAGTCGAGCATGATAAGCAGGACATGGATCTTGATTGGTTGGTCACGGTGCTTGAGGCAATCAACGCTAAAAAGAAAAACTTTAGCCGAGGTTATAAAGAATTCTCGGATTTAGAAAAAAGATTAGCTAACTTTGTTGAGACGATGTTTTGGCAGGGCAGCATTTCTTTACAGATGCAGAAATTAGTTGATTCTCTGGAAGTAACATCCATGGATTCCCATTTTTACTTAGAAAAGATGTTCGTCTATGGCCAAATAAATCAAAATGCCATTAAGCTCTTCCTCAGGTTCTTTCCTTCAGATATCGCAATCTTTTATAAGAATATACAAGACAATGCTTATAAGACTGAAATGATGGCTGTGTTAACCGAGGCATTAAAAGGGCTAAAACACCATCTCGTTTTGGATATCTTAAAGACCATTTATAGCACCCCCAACCAATTCTTAAAAATTGAGGCTCTCAGGGCCATGGCGGATAATAAAATAATTGACCAGGCATTCCTCTTAAATGTGATATCAGGGCAGGATATTACTTTGAAAAAAGGGGCTGTATATGCGCTGCTTAACGAATCTGAAAGCCTTAAAAAGGCAATAGCTATTCTTTTAGATATCCCCAGCCCATTTGGGATAAGAAATCATATTATTATTGAAAACCTGCAGATTGTTGATGAGCTTATTTTGAGAGAAGCAATCAACAGCGTTATCGGGCTAAGCAACAGGAGATTTTTCTGGAATAAGGCGCTGAGAGAAAAGGCAGCTCAAACCCTAAGGAAATTAAATGTTAGAACAGGTAGAGAAGGCATTTAAAGATTTACTGGCATCTTTGCAATTGGCTAAATTATACGGGATCCAGCATAAGATATTTAGAGATTCTGTGGATAAAGCCTATTTAAGCCTGGCTAAGGCGCTGGAAGGAAGAAGCGAACTGGTTATAGGCATTATTGGCGAAGAGCTGGCTTTTGAAAAAGAGATACTATTTGGATTAAGCAAGGCTATAGGCCCGGCAGTGGGTTATTTAAAGAACTTGGGTATTGAAAGGATATCATTCGGGAGCAATGTTCAGAAGGATGAACTTGAGAAATTCATTGAATTTTTGGCTTCCAAAAAAGATACTGCTATAGACCAGCAGGGGTTAGATTTCGGGTCTTTAGGCATAAGGAACATTGTCATCGGGAAACTCACCGTTCTTGGTAAAGACAAAGTTGATGAGTTAGGCATAAAGGCCGTAGATTATATGAATATATACGGTTCGGCTGCTGATATGGCGCATAAGTCTTTTTCTTCCATGCTTGAAGGAGAGGCGCTTGATGCCTTGGCGGTAAAGTTAGCGCTTAATAATATATTAGAGAACCTGGCAGTTTATCATAATGAATTTTTCAAGATTGTAGCCTTACGCCGGCATGACCCTCAGACGCACATACACCTTATTAATGTTGCGACAATAGCAATGTACTTTGCCTCCAGGCTTGGTTTTAGCAAGGCTGATATACTGGACATCGGGATGTCCGGATTATTCCATGATATCGGCAAACTCTATATCTCCCACGGGATACTTACTAAAACAGATAAGCTTACCAATGAGGAATTTGCAAAAATAAAGAGCCATACTATATTTGGCGCAGAAATTTTATTGGAACATATAGAATCACTGGGGATACTGCCTGCAGTTGTTTCTTTTGAGCACCATCTTAAGTACGATATGACAGGTTATCCCAGAGTTAACTATTCCCGCAGGCCCCATATAGCCTCTTTGATTGTTTCTATATGCGATGTTTATGATGCTTTATTTTCAAGAAGGACATATAAAGAGGATTATTCGCCGGAAAACGTCTATAATATAATGATTAAGGATAAAAATACTGCTTTTGAACCGCGCCTTGTAGAGAGATTTTTTAAAATAATGGGTGTTTGGTATATAGGCTGTGTGGTTTCCCTGAGCGATGGCAGGATTGCCGTAGTCCGGGAGCAG contains:
- a CDS encoding HD domain-containing protein, with the protein product MLEQVEKAFKDLLASLQLAKLYGIQHKIFRDSVDKAYLSLAKALEGRSELVIGIIGEELAFEKEILFGLSKAIGPAVGYLKNLGIERISFGSNVQKDELEKFIEFLASKKDTAIDQQGLDFGSLGIRNIVIGKLTVLGKDKVDELGIKAVDYMNIYGSAADMAHKSFSSMLEGEALDALAVKLALNNILENLAVYHNEFFKIVALRRHDPQTHIHLINVATIAMYFASRLGFSKADILDIGMSGLFHDIGKLYISHGILTKTDKLTNEEFAKIKSHTIFGAEILLEHIESLGILPAVVSFEHHLKYDMTGYPRVNYSRRPHIASLIVSICDVYDALFSRRTYKEDYSPENVYNIMIKDKNTAFEPRLVERFFKIMGVWYIGCVVSLSDGRIAVVREQNEDDIRRPKVEVVFPKDRKEFIDLKENSSLEIKRSLNPWTEARDYVS